A single region of the Ziziphus jujuba cultivar Dongzao chromosome 10, ASM3175591v1 genome encodes:
- the LOC107406312 gene encoding putative F-box protein At4g17565: MATKRCLRAELQPNWLDLPNEIIELMMTKLPSVDVIRFKGVCLSWYAATNSYISTHWSSNNSDNQSPWLMLPTGQNDSYTYLFNFAEQKHYKVKNVFQRLGDHYHKPRCVGSSFGWLIIFDENCNACLLNPFSGAQIELPSTEDLGGSEYVPVTKAILLSDPSSSCTKSFTIIIIYCDGILAFYSHIGDHDNDNKNNNINNTWTDFCNDPRLYCDMIYHDSMLYALEHYERGHGCVEVWDLHRDFPKKITRIIHPTKLPEFARLYLAESLGDILYVLRITTNHDDDNHPDYKDEYFIYKLNYCARRWEKVKSLKGQTLFLGGNKLLSLCARDFPEWEQNSLYITYRFPFDLFADGDQYFRDVGKVGVYNFDKKSLRPDIKFNIDHLTDERCFTPFWIVLSDGEKRTRYDRGEDLEDMGMGDGDGGAFNPLTVHAYI, from the exons ATGGCCACCAAGAGATGTTTACGAGCAGAATTACAACCAAACTGGTTGGATCTTCCAAACGAAATCATTGAATTAATGATGACCAAGTTGCCGTCCGTGGATGTCATCCGCTTCAAAGGTGTTTGTTTATCTTGGTATGCAGCTACGAACTCGTATATTTCTACCCATTGGTCTTCTAATAATTCTGATAATCAATCTCCATGGCTGATGCTTCCTACTGGACAAAACGACAGCTATACCTACTTGTTTAATTTCGCAGAGCAAAAGCATTACAAGGTAAAGAACGTGTTCCAAAGGCTTGGTGATCACTATCATAAACCTCGATGTGTTGGATCTTCATTCGGGTGGCTCAtaatttttgatgaaaattgcaATGCATGTCTTCTCAATCCCTTTTCAGGAGCTCAAATCGAACTCCCATCCACCGAAGATCTCGGCGGCAGTGAGTACGTTCCTGTTACTAAAGCCATCCTCTTGTCGGATCCATCTAGTAGTTGTACTAAAAGCTTTACaatcataattatatattgtGATGGAATACTTGCATTCTACAGCCACATTGGAGAccatgataatgataataagaataataatattaataatacatgGACTGATTTTTGTAACGACCCGAGATTATATTGTGATATGATATACCACGACAGTATGCTCTATGCATTGGAGCACTATGAGCGTGGTCATGGTTGCGTCGAAGTTTGGGATCTTCACCGTGATTTTCCCAAGAAAATTACAAGAATTATACACCCTACCAAGTTGCCAGAGTTTGCTAGATTGTATTTGGCAGAATCATTAGGCGACATCTTGTATGTGCTTCGGATTACTACCAATCATGATGATGATAATCATCCAGACTACAaagatgaatattttatatacaagCTGAATTATTGTGCCAGAAGATGGGAAAAAGTGAAATCTTTGAAGGGTCAAACTCTGTTTTTAGGTGGAAACAAGTTGTTATCACTGTGTGCTCGAGACTTTCCAGAATGGGAGCAAAATTCATTATACATCACCTATCGGTTTCCATTTGATTTGTTCGCTGATGGTGATCAATATTTTCGTGATGTTGGTAAAGTTGGAGTGTATAACTTTGATAAAAAATCTCTCAGGCCTGAcatcaaatttaatattgatcATTTAACAGATGAGAGATGCTTCACACCCTTTTGGATT GTTCTTAGTGATGGAGAAAAGCGCACTAGATACGATAGAGGAGAAGACCTTGAAGATATGGGTATGGGTGACGGTGATGGTGGTGCTTTTAACCCTTTAACAGTTCATGCTTACATTTGA